GGAAAAACTAAATCTTCTAACGATAGTTCTCTATTTTCATTAGCTAGTTCATTTCCTATTATCTGACTTCTTTTCAAATTTTCTTTACCTAATTCTTCTACTTTATCCCACAATTCTTCACTCATTCGATCACCTACAAATTCTCACTTTAAAGGAGTTTCCATTTCTTTAGTAATTGTGTTTACTCCTAGATACTTTCCTTTTCTCACCTCAAGCATAGTATCTCCAAATACATAAAAAAATGACTGAACTCTTCTAGCTAAGATTTAGTGCTGTCACTATCTTTTAATCAATATCATTTCTCCTACTTCAAGGTGATTCAATAAGTTGGCAAATAGTTCAATCAAATTCTACAAACTAGTCTTCTTATTAATGTAGAACTGCATGTACACTTGCTGGGACTTTCTTTTTACCTTTTTTTGTTTTTTTATATGTCACTACTTTATCATATAAATACTACTGCTCTTGATCGTCGAAGATAAATTACTCCATATGGCATTTGCCCATTTAAGTCCTTGCATATATTATGAGAGAAAATACAGAGAATTAATCTAGATTCCATCATAATATTAACTAGTATAATTGATAGGATGTGGCCTAAGTGGAAAACTTTATTTATGTCTTAAAACCAGTTCGATCAACTTTTTTAAATGACTCAACGGAAGAAGAACAAACTATTGTATCAGAGCATTTTCATTATCTACAGAATTTAAATAAAGAAAAGACAGTCTCTTTAGCAGGAAGAACCGAACAAGCTGAATTTGGTATTGTCATCTTAAAAACAGAAAACTTACAGCATGCAGAAGAAATCATGCAAAATGATCCAGCTGTTAAAAAGAATGTTATGACTGCTGAATTATATCCATTTTTAATTGCTTTAAATTAAATATAAAAAGTGCAACGAAATTGACTAATTCAGGCCATTCCCGATGCATTTTTTTACTTTTAATTACTTTAAATTAAAAAATATATTTTCTAATTCTTTTAACGTAGTAGCGTTCTTAGCTACTTGAGATTTTTCTTGATAGAAACTAATATTACTAAAACGATGTAATAATAAATAGGTCATTAATTCTTTTTGTAATCCCTCGTTTAATTCATTATTCATATAGCCATAACTCTCTAGAAAAATCTTATTTAGTCCTTCAACAGGATAAAACATAAACGCTATTGGCCCAAGTAAATCATATTTTGAGTTTCCTACAAAGCAATCAGCAAAATCAATTAAACCAGTAATTCTCCACATGTCATCAACTTTATTCATGATTAAATTAAATGGAGTGTATTCTCCGGTTAATAACACGATTTGTTCTTTTCCTTGCAATGTTTTATCTTCTACATAGCTTGTTAATTGGGTAAATAATTCATCATTCAGTCCGTTATTCTTATGATGGTTTTCAACTTGCTCTATTTGATTTGTCAAAAATTGTTTCCAATAATCATAATCATCTTGTTTTGTTGTGATTGTTGCTTCATGGATTTCTTTTATTATTTTTCCTAAATCAAACGCAATTTGCTTTTTCTCCTCAAAAGTCAGGTCATCAAAGACATCAATTAAAAGAGTCCCTTTCAGTTCACTCATTACTAAATAGCTCCAGCCTTCAAATTGACCAGTTGATATTAATTTAGGAACATCTACAGATAGAGTTCGGTTGTTTAAAAACTCAAGAACCTGCTTCTCTTTTATGAACTCGTCATTCACATAAGAAGGATATAATTTAATTACAATTTCACCATTTATACTAAAAACTATATTTCCACCGTACGAAAATCGAGTAAGCTTCTCATAATCGATCTTTTCTAACTCACAAATTTTACGGATTTTACCTTCCCAAAAACAATTTTTCTCTCGCATTATTCTATATTTTTCTTTTGTTATTTTATAAAGATAGGTCATCCATTCTACCTCAATTATTGAATTATTTTTTTTATTAATTTTCCTTCTACGCAGAAAGATTTTGATTTAGTACTGCTCTTTTTTTAATATTAAGTACAAATAAAGTCGCGACTAAACAAAAGATACCTGCTGCAATAAAGATTGATTGGTAGGCATTTAACCAAGAATAAACTAAACCTCCACCATATGCCGCAGCTCCAGCACCTAATTGATGGGCAGTATAAATCCATCCATAGATTACCCCTACCTTTTCTTTACCAAAATGATCCGTCGCTAGTTTAATAGTTGGTGGAACTGTAGCAATCCAATCCATCCCATAGAAAATGGCAAAAACACTTAAATAAATGATTGAATTAGTAGATAAAGCAAAAGGTAGAATAAGTAGTGATAATCCTCTTAAACCATAATACCAAAATAACAACCAACGATTATCAAAGCGATCAGAAATATATCCAGATAATGTCGTTC
This genomic interval from Gottfriedia acidiceleris contains the following:
- a CDS encoding YciI family protein; this translates as MENFIYVLKPVRSTFLNDSTEEEQTIVSEHFHYLQNLNKEKTVSLAGRTEQAEFGIVILKTENLQHAEEIMQNDPAVKKNVMTAELYPFLIALN
- a CDS encoding aminoglycoside phosphotransferase family protein translates to MTYLYKITKEKYRIMREKNCFWEGKIRKICELEKIDYEKLTRFSYGGNIVFSINGEIVIKLYPSYVNDEFIKEKQVLEFLNNRTLSVDVPKLISTGQFEGWSYLVMSELKGTLLIDVFDDLTFEEKKQIAFDLGKIIKEIHEATITTKQDDYDYWKQFLTNQIEQVENHHKNNGLNDELFTQLTSYVEDKTLQGKEQIVLLTGEYTPFNLIMNKVDDMWRITGLIDFADCFVGNSKYDLLGPIAFMFYPVEGLNKIFLESYGYMNNELNEGLQKELMTYLLLHRFSNISFYQEKSQVAKNATTLKELENIFFNLK